DNA from Nitrospina gracilis Nb-211:
GCCTCGGCGTGGATGCAGGCGGTGTCCACCGTTGCCCTGCTCGTGGTGCTGTTTACCGAAGTCAGCCTGTGCGAGGAACTGGGTCTTTCCGGCTGGTGCATCTGGATTCTGCCCCTGGGCGGCATCGTGGTGAGTGGTATCCTCGTCAACTCCATGATCCACGTGCTGTTTAAAAAGCAATCCATGTGGCGGGGACGCCGCTACGCCTCGCCTACCTGAATGGCCGTATTGAGCGGGGTGCCTGCACCCGTTCAGGGTTTCCGGCGGCCTGAAATTTCCTCAAGGTAAATCCATTTGGCGTTATGATAGAGAGGGCCCTTTTGCGGCGATTCCTGGCTTCGCGGGGCCTTGCCGTTTTTCTGAGTCTATGTATGACCGATTCCTCCTACACCGATTTTGTTCTGGAACAGCTCGCGGGGCTGGGACCGGTGCGTTGCCGCGCCATGTTCGGCGGCCACGGGCTGTACGTCAATGACGTTTTTTTCGCTATCATTTATAACAATACGCTTTATTTCAAAACCGATAGAGGCACCGTCTCCCAGTATGTGAAAGAGGGCATGCAACCGTTTGAGCCGCGCCCGGGCCAGACCCTCAAAAACTATTACGAAGTTCCTACAAAGGTGCTGGAAAACGCTGACATGCTGATGGCGTGGGCCAGGCAGGCCGTGGCGGTGGACGATTCCAAAAAATGAGGGGGCGCGCATGAAAGTGGAGACCTTTTTATGAATTGGACATCTAAGTGTGGGAGGAGCGCACTCATCCTGTTTGTCTGGATCGGGATGGCAAGCCCCGCTCTTTGCGGAGAAGCGGAATCTGCTGACAGCCCGCCTGAGTTTTATATTTCCAAAAACATCTGCCCGTTCGAGTGCTGTACCTACGGTCGCTGGCGTGCGGTGGAATCCGTGGACCTGAAGGACTCGCCCAACGGCAAGGTGATTGGGGATGTGAAGGAGGGCGAACACGTCGAGGCCGTTACGGGGGAGGTCCACGCGAAGCCCGGCATCATGAAAGTGGTGGTCCCGCACAAGCAGTTCAAAAAGGGCGATACGATTTATATCCTCCACTATATTGGCGAAGGGTATTTCAAGTACTGGCACCAGGGAAAAGTCGGCGAGGAAGAATTCATTTTTATCCTGAACCTGGCGGAGGACGACCCCCTGTGCAAAACCCCGCGCGAGGACTGCTGGGGACAGTTGCAAAAAGCGGAGGAAAGCGTGTGGTGGGTGCAAATGAAAAACGCCGGCGGTACCGTAGGCTGGACGGACCATCCGGAAAGTTTTGGAGGCAAGGACAGTTGTGGTTGAGACAGGGGAAGGGAACGTCTTTTCGGCCATGAGATGGCGCGGAGTGACGTGGTTGGTGAAGTTCCCTTGAACGCTTTCAAGAGAGGTGGTTATGAAACTCACTCCCGGTAACTGCTGGGCTTATGTTTTGCTTTTGATCGTCACCGCCGGGTACAACGTGATGGTGATCTCCGGGCTCGCTCTGCTCAATCAGCACCTGGAGGCGATTGCGCCCGTTCACTACTGGCCGCGCATCACAGTGGTGTTTGCCAACGAGGCGACGGTGATGCTGTGGCCGATCCTTGGCATCGTGTCACTGATCGGAAACGTCGCCTGGGGTGTGCACCGCGCTGGTGATACCGCCAACCGTGCGCCGCACGCGCTTCCCATGTTCTGCCACCTGGCGTGGATCGTCGCCTGTTCGTTGTGGCACATCGCCGGAGCCATGGCGCCGTTCATCCTGCTGGGTGAGCATCTTTAAGAAGGGGAGGGGGGCCTGCTATTTCTTTTTCGATTCCTGCCAGTAGCGTTCCATCTCTTCGAGCGGCGTGTCCTTGAGCGTCTTGCCCTGCTTCGTCACCTGCTCTTCGATATAATGAAAGCGCTGTACGAACTTGTTGTTGGTCTGGCGGAGCGCTTCCTCCGCGTCCAGCTTCTGAAAGCGCGCCACGTTGGCCAGCACGAATAAGATGTCGCCCAGTTCGCTTTCCACGTGGGCCTCGTCGCCGTGCCGCACCGCTTCCTTGAACTCGGCGATCTCCTCATCCAGCTTGGCGAACACCTCGTCGATCCGGTCCCAGTCGAAGCCGTGCTTCGCCGCCTTCTTCTGTAACTTCTGCGCGCGTTTGAGTCCGGGCAAATGCAGGGGCACGCCGTCCAGCACCGACTGGCGGTCCCGGCTGGCCTTCTCGGTTTTCTTGATCTTCTCCCACTGGTCCACCACCTGGTCGGGCGTGTGCAGTTCGCCTTCCTTAAAGACGTGCGGATGCCGCCGCACCATCTTGTCGGCGATGGTGTTGACCACGTCCCGAATATCAAACTCCTTCTGCAGTTCGGAAATCTTGGCGTGGAACAGGATCTGGTAGAGCAGGTCGCCCAACTCGTCCTTGATCTTTTCCGGATCGTTGTGGTCGAGCGCTTCCAGCGCCTCGTAGGCTTCCTCCACGAGGTAGGGCTTGAGCGACTCGCGCGTCTGCACGCGGTCCCACGGACAACCGTTTTCTCCCATCAGCCGGTCCACGATGTCGACCAGCTCTCCGAACGCTTTGGCGGCGTTTTCGTTCATGTTGCCTTCCTTGTTGGTGTTGGAATGGTTCATTCGATGAATTCGAGGATGACCGAGTCGGCCAGGTACAAGCCGCGCGTGGACAGGGCCAGCCGGTCGCCGTGCACCGACACCAGTTCCTGCTCGCGCAGGCGCTCGACGACGGAGCCGAACACTTTCTCGAACGCCACCTGAAAGCGTTGCTCGAATTTCGGGATGCTGACGCCGCGTTTCAGGCGCAGGCCCAGCATCAGGGTTTCGCCCATGGCGCGGCGGGCGTCGAGGGTTTCCTCGGTCTGCACCGCATGACCATCAGCTTGAACCCGGTCGATGTAGTGCGCGGGCGTGTTGAAGTTTTTGAACCGAACCCCGTCGAGATAAGACGACGCCCCGGCGCCGAGTCCCAGGTACTCGCCGTTTTCCCAGTACAGTGTGTTGTGACGGCTCTCGTAACCGGGTTTGGCGAAATTGGAAATCTCGTAATGCTCGTAACCCGCTTCGGCCAGGCGTTCGATGCTGTACTGGTACAGCTCCAGTTGAAAATCTTCCGAGGGCACGGCGAGTTCCCCCGCCTCGTGCAGTTTATGAAATGCCGTGCCCGGTTCGATAGTCAGGTTGTAGGCGGAGAGGTGCTCCGGGTTTTTGGCGATGGCCTGCTCCAGGTTATCCTGCCAGCGGGCTTTCGACTGCCCCGGCAGGGCGAACATGAGGTCGAGCGACAGGTTGTCGAATCCCGCCCGGCGGGCGCGCTCGACCGTCTGGTGAATTTCCTCGACGCTGTGGACGCGGTCGAGGGTTTTCAACTCGGCCGCATCGAACGACTGCACGCCGACACTCAGGCGGTTGATCCCGGCGGCGTGCAGGCATTTCAGGTTTTCCGTCTCCACGGTGGAGGGATTGGCCTCGGTGGTGATCTCCGCATCGTCGGTCACGTCGAAATAGCGCTTGCAGGCTTTGAGGACGCGGATCTGGTCGCCCGCCGGGAGCGTGGTGGGCGTGCCTCCGCCGAAGAAGATCGTCGCCACCCGCCGACCCTCCAGCCGGGGGGCGTAGTGACGGATTTCCTCGATCAGCGCCGGGACGTACCGCTCCCGCTCGGAGGCGTTCTCCGGATGCGAGTTGAAATCGCAGTAGCCGCACTTGTGCAGGCAGTAGGGAATGTGGATGTAAAGGCCGACAGGGTCCATTGCGTTAACGACTTGGTTTCTGGTTTCACCTATAATACAATCTAACATTTTCGGCGTATAGCCCGCATTTTTGAGGAGTGCCCACAACATCACCACCCACGACGCAGGATTCAAATCTGGATACGTGAGCCTGATCGGCAAGCCCAACGTCGGCAAATCGACGTTGCTGAACCGGCTTGTCCGCGAGAAGCTGGCGGCCATGTCGCGCCGTCCTCAGACCACGCGCAACCGGATCACCGGCGTCTGCCATCTGGAAGGAGGGCAGATCATCCTCATGGACACGCCGGGCATCCACCAGGGCGCGCGCAAGTTGAATGAGGAGATGGTGAAGACCTCGCTCAGCACCTGCGGCGATGTGGACCTGATCCTGTTTATGGTCGACGCCCGCCAGGGGTTTGGGGAGGACGATGCGTTCGTGCTGGAATCCCTGAAGCAGTCGCGCACGCCGAAAATCCTGGTGATCAACAAGATCGACCTGATCCCCAAGGCGCGTATTCTGGAATTGACCAGCGAGATCAACGCGCGTGGGACGTTTGTCGAAACCGTGCCCATTTCGGCATTGAAAGAAGACGGGCTGGACCTGCTGGAGCGGGTGATTCTCAAGCGCCTTCCCGAAGGGCCGCGCTATTTTCCTGAAGACATGGTCACCGACGCACCCGAAGAATTTCTGATAATGGAAATCATTCGCGAAAAAGTGTTCAAGCTCACCGCGATGGAAATCCCCTACTCCGTGGCGGTGGTGGTGGATGGTTTGCGTGAAGGAAAACGTGGTATGTTGGTGATCGATGCAACCATTTTCGTGGAAAAGGCATCTCAAAAAAAAATCGTCATCGGTGGCGGTGGAAAATTGCTGAAGAAGATCGGCACCTGGTCACGCGAAGAGATCGAGCGGCGGTTCGGTAACAAGGTATTCCTCAACCTGTATGTTAAAGTGAAAGAGCGGTGGCGCGACAATGTTCGCGACCTGAAAGAGTTCGGATACAAACATGGTTTCCATTAAAACGGATGAAGAAATAGAAAAGATGCGGGTGACCGGCCGGTTGGCCGCGGAGGTTCTGGTGATGATTGAGTCGTATATCAAACCGGGTGTGACGACCAACGAGCTCAATCAGATCTGTCACGATTACATCATCAAGAAAGGGGCCATTCCGGCTCCCCTGAACTATCGTGGTTTTCCCAAAAGCATCTGCACTTCGGTGAACGATGAAGTGTGCCACGGCATTCCCTCCGACCGCAAGCTGCGCAACGGAGACATCGTCAACCTGGACATCACCACCATTGTGGACGGATACCATGGCGACACCAACAAGACCTTCTTCGTGGGGTCGCCGCGGAAGAATGCCCAGAAACTCACCGAAGCCACCAAGATCGCCCTGCACAAGGCCATCGACGTGGTGCGCCCGGGCGCCCACCTGGGCGACATCGGCGCCACCATTCAGCAGTACGTGGAAAGGCAGGGCTATTCCGTGGTGCGGGAGTTCTGCGGACATGGCATTGGAATCAAATTTCATGACGAACCCCAGGTGCTTCACTTCGGCCAGTTTGGGCAGGGCATGGAGCTGAGGCAGGGCATGACGTTCACCATCGAGCCGATGGTCAACATGGGTGGGCGCGAACTGCGGATTCTGGACGACAACTGGACCGCTGTCACGCTGGACGGCTCCCTGTCCGCGCAGTTCGAGCACACCATTCTGGTCACGGCGGATGGAGCGGAAGTTCTAACTCGAACCGAAGGAACCACTTTTTAAACGTTCTATCTGGAGGAGCGACTAATGAAAGGTGATAAAAAAATCATCGACGCGCTCAACGATATTTTGACGGGGGAATTGACCGCCATCAATATTTATTACCTGCATTACAAGATGCAGGAAAACTGGGGATATGAAAAGCTGGCCGCGCACAGCCGGGAAGAGTCGATGGATGAGATGAAACACGCCAACCAGCTCATCGAGCGAATCCTGTTTCTGGAAGGCATCCCCAATATGGCCCGGTATGAGGAAATTCCGGTCGGCAAAAATTGCGAAGAGCAACTCAAAAGCGAATACGCGTACGAAAAGGACCATGTCGATAAATTGAAGAAGCACATTCGCCTGTGCCTCGACAAAAACGACTTCGTCACCAAGGAACTGCTGGATGACATTCTGAAAGACTCCGAAGAGAGCTGTGATTGGTTGGAAACCCAGTTCTCGCGGATCAAGGACATTGGCATTCAGAATTACCTCACCGAACACATGAAGACCGAAGAATAAAACTTCTCACACGGACTCCAACCCGTTTTCCAGGCCGCCCGGGGAAACCCGGGCGGTTTTTTTTTATCT
Protein-coding regions in this window:
- the map gene encoding type I methionyl aminopeptidase — its product is MVSIKTDEEIEKMRVTGRLAAEVLVMIESYIKPGVTTNELNQICHDYIIKKGAIPAPLNYRGFPKSICTSVNDEVCHGIPSDRKLRNGDIVNLDITTIVDGYHGDTNKTFFVGSPRKNAQKLTEATKIALHKAIDVVRPGAHLGDIGATIQQYVERQGYSVVREFCGHGIGIKFHDEPQVLHFGQFGQGMELRQGMTFTIEPMVNMGGRELRILDDNWTAVTLDGSLSAQFEHTILVTADGAEVLTRTEGTTF
- the era gene encoding GTPase Era, with protein sequence MRSAHNITTHDAGFKSGYVSLIGKPNVGKSTLLNRLVREKLAAMSRRPQTTRNRITGVCHLEGGQIILMDTPGIHQGARKLNEEMVKTSLSTCGDVDLILFMVDARQGFGEDDAFVLESLKQSRTPKILVINKIDLIPKARILELTSEINARGTFVETVPISALKEDGLDLLERVILKRLPEGPRYFPEDMVTDAPEEFLIMEIIREKVFKLTAMEIPYSVAVVVDGLREGKRGMLVIDATIFVEKASQKKIVIGGGGKLLKKIGTWSREEIERRFGNKVFLNLYVKVKERWRDNVRDLKEFGYKHGFH
- the mazG gene encoding nucleoside triphosphate pyrophosphohydrolase is translated as MNHSNTNKEGNMNENAAKAFGELVDIVDRLMGENGCPWDRVQTRESLKPYLVEEAYEALEALDHNDPEKIKDELGDLLYQILFHAKISELQKEFDIRDVVNTIADKMVRRHPHVFKEGELHTPDQVVDQWEKIKKTEKASRDRQSVLDGVPLHLPGLKRAQKLQKKAAKHGFDWDRIDEVFAKLDEEIAEFKEAVRHGDEAHVESELGDILFVLANVARFQKLDAEEALRQTNNKFVQRFHYIEEQVTKQGKTLKDTPLEEMERYWQESKKK
- a CDS encoding TfoX/Sxy family protein produces the protein MTDSSYTDFVLEQLAGLGPVRCRAMFGGHGLYVNDVFFAIIYNNTLYFKTDRGTVSQYVKEGMQPFEPRPGQTLKNYYEVPTKVLENADMLMAWARQAVAVDDSKK
- the hemW gene encoding radical SAM family heme chaperone HemW, translated to MDPVGLYIHIPYCLHKCGYCDFNSHPENASERERYVPALIEEIRHYAPRLEGRRVATIFFGGGTPTTLPAGDQIRVLKACKRYFDVTDDAEITTEANPSTVETENLKCLHAAGINRLSVGVQSFDAAELKTLDRVHSVEEIHQTVERARRAGFDNLSLDLMFALPGQSKARWQDNLEQAIAKNPEHLSAYNLTIEPGTAFHKLHEAGELAVPSEDFQLELYQYSIERLAEAGYEHYEISNFAKPGYESRHNTLYWENGEYLGLGAGASSYLDGVRFKNFNTPAHYIDRVQADGHAVQTEETLDARRAMGETLMLGLRLKRGVSIPKFEQRFQVAFEKVFGSVVERLREQELVSVHGDRLALSTRGLYLADSVILEFIE
- the bfr gene encoding bacterioferritin encodes the protein MKGDKKIIDALNDILTGELTAINIYYLHYKMQENWGYEKLAAHSREESMDEMKHANQLIERILFLEGIPNMARYEEIPVGKNCEEQLKSEYAYEKDHVDKLKKHIRLCLDKNDFVTKELLDDILKDSEESCDWLETQFSRIKDIGIQNYLTEHMKTEE